TCTTCACGAACGCGACGAACCGCCGCCAGTTGTCGCCCTCGAACAGGTTCCGGTTCATGCGCAGGTACGTGAACGCGCTCAGCCCGGCGGCCTCGGCGGTGGCGGCCACCTGCGCGAACGCCTGCTCGTCGTACCGCTCCAGCGCGTTCTCGCCAGCGAGCTCCacgcgcgccgcccgcgccgcggcCCTGACCTGCTGCACCAGGAGCTCCGGCGAGCAGCCGGCGTGGCCGGGCTGCTGCTCGTCCTTCATCTCCATGCACGTGAAGTTGAGCACGGTGCCGTGCCTGGCCAGCATCTGCGCGATGGGCTCGTACCCGTCGTGGTGCCGCGTGTTGTAGTACCCCGCGGTGAGCTCGGCGGCGTGGGAGCGGGTCCGGTAGTGCCAGTGGATGCCGGCGACCTTGGCAGACAGCGTGACGCCAGTGCCGCCGAAGATGGCCTCGGCAGCGGCCAGCACGCGGTCGCCGTGCTCCAGGAGCATCCCGGAGtaccacttgaggaagaagtggcCGTACTCGGTGCTCCACGTGCCGTCCCGGCGGAAGAAGCCCGTCTCCTCCGGAAACTGCTTGTATTCACCAGCGTCGTGCGGCCCACTTGTCCCCCAGTTCTCGTGCCCCGCCGCCACGGCCGCCGCCTGCAGCGACGCCCGCATGTACTTGTCGTAGCACTGGAACTCGCCGATGCCCGGGAAACTCCACGTCCCGTTGGCCTCCGGGTAGGAAGGATACCTCAGCTCGCCGCAGGGGCCCAGGCCAACCTGGACCTCGGCGATGACGGTGCCGAGGTAGCCGGCGAACCTGTCGCGGAAGCTGCGCATGTAGTCGGAGTAGACCTGGACGGGGGTCCGGCCCTTGAGCACCGGCAGTGTGTCGCAGCCGAGGGAGATGTACTCGGGGTTGCGGCGGCCGGACCTGTCCGTGTACACGATGTCCGGGTCGGCGCTCACCTCCTCCAGAACCCATGGCGGCAACGGGATGCTGCAAACAACAATTTCAGTCAGCCATTTGTCCCCAATTCTCATTCGCTAATCATGTATCTAATTTGGCACACGCAAACAATAACCTAATCAGCTAACCCCATTAAAATAGAGAACTATTTTTGTATACTCGCCGATTGCTTGTCCAAGTGGAACTGCATATCATTGCCAAACGTGCAAGGAATGACAAAGTGAGCCTGTAATCAAACGCCATGTAGCACTAACTGAACAAGTTGTTACTCAACAACAGAACACTTGCACAACCAGAGCATACTGAACCGACAAATTTCTCCCAGATTCGAGAGGAAAACCTAATCGAATTAAACCAATTTAACTGCGGTTTTTACTCGCGCTGTATGGTTGATTGATTCTATTGCAGCGCAGTCCATGATGCTGGCAAGTAAATGAGATGGATCATCGGCAAGGCGGAGAGTTGCTTACTTGCAGGAGTCACCGACGTTGCCGCCGCACTGATGGAAGGACATGACCATCTGGAGCCGTAGGCCGGCGCGCTCCACCATGCGCACCAGCTCGGCGTAGCCCTCCCAGTCGTAGCGCCCGGGGCCGTCGCGCTCCACCACGCCCCACCACACGTCCACCATGACGCCCTCCACCCCGGCGCTCCGCAGCGCCATCAGACTCACCGCCAGCGCCCGTGCGCGCGACACCTGGCCCCGGGGGCCCACCGTGTCAAGCGGCAGCATCACGAACACCGGCACCCCGCCCCTGCTCGGCCGGCCGCCGCCCGCGTTCGCCTGCTGGACCTGGCCGTGCAGCAGCTCCATCGGCGCCGGCGGGGCCTGCGCGGCCGCCCTGAGGGCGCGGAGCCGGGCGGGCGCCTGCGGGACGGCGACGGAGGAGGGCGGCGCGTCCTCGGGCCTGTGGAGGAGCTTGGAGCAAGGGTCGAGCGGCGCGAGGAAGGACGTCGAGGACCGCAGCGTCAGCGCCATGATCCGCTACGCGTGCTGGGAGGAGACGCTCGGCGAGAAGAGAGTCGTCGGAGGAAGAGAGTAGGAGAGGGGATTGCTTGGCTTGGCTTGGGTCCTGTGAGAGTACGACGAGACTTTTCTATCGGCTGAACGAACGGAACGGAATGAATGGAGCTCGGTGTTGTGGGGAGGGGGCTGTGGGGCGCGGTATATATAGGCGAATTTTCGATTTTCTTCCGCGGGGGGCGGAGGAGGCGCGTGGCGAGTGCTTATCGCTAAACTAATTGGCCACggtggagtggagtggagtggatACTTCGGGTCGACACTTTTCCTCTCCCATGCATGCACGCCTAGAGCACAGTACTCcattctagtactagtagtaatatCTTTTCCATTTGCACTTTTGAGAAGGAGTTTATCCATTTGCAAGGATTCAATTTGCTTCTCGGGGAGATTAGTTGGGAGGTCGACACCTGTACTGGTTTCATGACTAATTAGCACCGCACGTTAACACGTGTAGGTGAGTGAGTGAGATCGGTTGGGCCAAGGGCCTGCTAGACGTACTATGTCATGGCCTGGCCTCATGGGAACCGGGAGGCGAAGATTATCTCTGGCCGGCGCGTGGCGGGATGCGAGGAAGTCGGGTGACGAGCATCACTTATCGGTGACTAAGCTGAGGGCCCGCTTGGATTGTCGTTTTCAGGGCAAATACACCGGTAAAATATACCTCCGTATGGAAAATTCAGACCGGCTACGCATGGCTGCTTGGTTGATCGTTTTTGGTCCGTAATATTTACACAGGTTCGTTCGATTACACCTGTAATTAACCGGTATTTGGTACAGACCTCGGCCCGTCGTTTCTCCCAGCATCTTCGTAATCCTCTCCTCTTTTGAGCCTAGGCGAGGTCGACGGCTTCGCCGCGACGCCGCCGCAACCACCACGGACCGGCAGGCTCTGGCGCCAGCGTCCATGATGGAGTGCCGGCGGCGATGATTGATTCTGGCGCCGGCGAGGCGCCGGCGACGTTGACCGCGACGGCGGCTAGGTGATGACGGGGTTGTTCATGCGCGTCGCTATAGGATCCGCACCACGCGTCAGATCTCCTTGTTGATGCCGATGACCTAGTCCAGCTCGCCCGCCACCGCGCGACTTCTCCGCCGGCTGCGCACGGCCGACGGCCTTGACCAGAGAGGTGGAGATCGGGATGGTGTCGGGCAGCAGGAACTGCAAGGGCAGCCTCTTGAGCGGGGGGAGGGGGTGGAcgggagcggcggcgacggcggcagctTCCTGATCCATTCATCCCCCACGACAGCCAATGAGGAAGAAGACGCGTGATTATGGACGTGGGAACCGTGAAGGGGAAGGACAGAATTTACAAGCGGAAATTGTATCCGGCTGTAAATTACTGGAGACCAGTATTATGCGGTTGTAACTTGTTCCGACTGTAAGATTTTTTCGGGGCTTCCAAGCGGGGCCTGAGTGTTTTCGGATAATCGAACGAGATGCGTAGCGTGATTGGTCGACTAGATCGGCTTAAGGCGTGCCGTTCGAGTGATCCTCTTAACCCAACGTCCCACACGCCTGAGCCTGGCAAACGACATTTGGCATTGCCAATACTTCCTTCGTTCCATAATTTAATACATTCATGTTTTCTCAGAttcaattttgaccataaattagaTCAATAGCACATAAATCATTCTATTGAAAATTTATATCTTTGGAAACTTGTTTCAAATACAAATTCAAAGGTATCTATCATGCTCCCGCCGCTATCATCCAtattggttaaatttatgatcagaGCAAAATCTTGAAAAGCGTGAACGCACTGTATTATAAAATGAAGGGAGTACTTGACAAGTTCACATTTGGCAAAATCAAAAGTTGTCAACATTTGACAACCTTTTACAACGAAAACTGGTATGCAACCAATCTCTAGCCAACATTTGACAGTTATAAAAATTTGGCACGTCAACTTTTGGCATCGGATcgtgaaccaacatgtggttggatagtTAGAGGGACAATGGTATCTTCAGcccgtcctggtgctcgcattattcctgaatttattgaaGGATTTCCGGCGACgctctttcagtgggaggagacgttcccatcgacgaCGAGGCACTTACggcgacttcgtaaatctcaagattatatgtcggctcagtctttcggatgtgctcatagggataggatgTGTGTATGcattcatagaggtgagtgtatgcgtgtatgTATGAACATTTGTGTTTGTACCGTGTTCCAAAAAAATTGGCATCGGACCAACTAGCTCCGAAGTCCTTTCTAGCGGTGCCAATGGGAAgttgttaggccaactccaccgcacgatccTAGACGGACGTCCGGTTTGGCCGGATTTCGTCCGTTTGAGGCGGTAATGGGTTGACCCATGTCCGCTTCTGTCTGTTGGGTCGTGGATGCGTCCAACGCGTGGCTGCACCTCAAATCATGTCCGGGATGGACGTGATTAAAAAAacataaaaactaaaataaaatgccaaaaaagtaaataaagcaaataaAAAATAGTAAACATTAAAATTAAGCATCACGGCCACAAAACGGTCCAGATCCACGGTTCACATTCTCATAATTAACAGTAAAAATAGCAGCCCGCGTGCTCTTGCCGTGCCCTTCGATGTCGTGGCCGCCGTCGTCTTCAATGGCtgccggtgtcgtcgtcgtcgctgacgaggtcgacgtactccggcggcgtccagaggtgggTCGGCGGTCCGTGGTAGACGGGGCCGGGCTGGAAGGCGGGAGgttcctgcaccacctcctcctgtGTCGACGCTTCCCGCTCCTACCGCGGTggcgtggggcaccagttcacgacCCCCACGGCGTCGGCCATCTCCGAAGCCGAGCACAACCAGCTCCAATGCTGACCAACCAGGGCCGGGTGGAACGCGGCCACCGGATCCTCCTCCATCACCTCCTCCGCCCTCGTCATCTCCAGCTCGGGGATGACGACGTCGCCGGCCGCAGAGAGGGCCATCGTCTCCTCGATGCCCGGTCATTGGGGCTTATtgtgcgtgttcatggagtcctccatgacatgTTGCACGAGCTGGGCCTCCTCCTtcgctgtcatgcgaggaggtggaggtggcgacGGAGATggggaaggcgacggcgtgggcgtgaggCCGCGCACCCGCGTACGCCCGTGCACCTCCTGACATGGCCGCCGCGGCCCTGACGCCGTGCTCGTCCTGTAGCTAGGTGTCCCAGAGCACAGATTCGGGAGCGTACCTATCGGCATAGTAGAGGTCGTCGGGAAGGAGACGACGGTGGCGCTCAATCTTATCGCGGCGCGCACAGCCGCTCATCGGGACCTGCGGGATCGGGACCCGGTCGGCCGAGAGGTGCCAGTTGTTGGGGAGTGGACGTTGCTCCACGGGACCGGAGTCCTCATCTCCCAATAGCGCCGACGAGCTCGAGGATGGGgagaggctagggtttgggggtgtcGGGTTTCAAGAAGGCAGCGGGCTGGAGTGGGAAGTGTGGACGACGACCCGTCCACGGCCTCCCCATTTAAGAAGGACGACGACCGTGTGCTTGgacggatgacaggtggggccaaccGCGCGTGCGCATTAATGTTGACGGATgagaggtaggtggccgcctgccacgcggccccgacgcggacgagCATCGCGTCCGTTTGCTGTCCACTGTGACCCAAACCAGCCTTTTTTTAGCataagtacagacacaagcgctcatatacacgcgcatacactcatccctatgaacgcacacacgcacaccctacccctatgagcacctccgagagactgagccggcatattatcttgagatttacgaagtcaccgtaggcgacttgtcgtcgacgggaacgtctcctcccactgaaagcgcatcgccggaaatcctgaaataaatccagtaaTAATACGAGCACCATGATTTGAATCCTGGTGGGTTGGGAatatcactgtccacctaaccatctcaaccacaggttggttcgccggTGAAGTTGGCCTTAAACAAGATAAGGAGAGTTGCATGGAGATGCAAATGgaggtgtcgctgacgcggcgtgACGCTACGTGTCGAAACTCTGTGCTGTTGGGACCGGACCAGGTCGGGTGTGTGGGCGAGGCCCGGTCGTACGCGAGCCGTTCGTCCGCTGGTTCGCGAACCCTCTTTTGTCACGGCGCGAGGTGTGGCCCGGCTCCGGCCGACCGACCGACGGGGGAGAGACGGAGAGGACTCGTGGCTGGTGACGGAGTCGTGCCCACTTGCGAGTTGGTGCCTCCCCGGCGTCCAGTCACCGGAGGGAGGCCCCCGCTCGTTTTTGCTTGGCGCTCCGTGGCGCTGCCTAGTCACGCAACCAGCCGAGCCGAACGAAGCAGATAGCAGTATTGCGCTTTTTACCTTCTTCGTTCAGTCACTCAGTCAGACgcgtcctttttttttcttttgctgctgATTGACCGGGTGCGCTTTTACTGGTTTTTCGGGGTCACCGACGTGCCGGGAGCCTCCTGCCGTTCGAATTTCTTGGTGCGAAAGCGAAGCAGAGGACGCATGTGGTGAAACCTTGCAATCGGCCCGAGATTACTACCACGTGGTCGGTTTGGAGGCATGCGTGAGTTCTGACTGATCGCTGGGTCCGGGCGGGGGATCTCCTTCGGTTTGAACACCGCTGGCGCGGGCTGTGTCATCACGCCGCGCCCCTAGGTTGGTGAAGGAGGAGAGCACCAACGTATCAGCTGAGCGGAGTACGTACGTCGCACGGTGGGCTGCTGATCAACCACGTCTATCACATTGTCTGTGTTGTCCCTCATCTTTATCTCCTtccaagcacggtcagcctgatcaTGATGATGATCGTCGCCTTTGCCTGCATCGTCGTCAACCCAACACTGTCAAAGCCCAGGTGGAGTGGAGTTACAGCAGTATTCAACTCTCGTTCTAGTATAAAATAAAACACTCCTCGAGGGAACGGGCCTGGCCTACGCGGAACAGAGTCATACACACGCGCAGGTAACATGTCACATGTGCATGCGTACTACTAGTATCACAGTACCCTAACCTAATCTACTTAACCATGTCGATCAAGGACGAGGGGAACAGTGCCGTGCTATGCTATCTGCTGCTGCGTGGGCGACGAGTCGGCGGTGACGCGGCCGCGTGTGGGCGCCGGGGCGAACGCGTGGTCGACATGGCGGCCTTATCCGCCCGCGCACGACCTCGCTCCCGCACGGCCTCGATCTCCTTCTCCTCCGGGATCGTCAAGTTTGGTGCACGCAGTTTCTCTCACTCGGGTGCGCTTTTTTCTCGTTGCGTCTCCTGCCTGGGCCCCCTACCACCGGCGACATTTCGGCCTCTTCTTCTCCCTGGATTTGTGGCTCTCTCCTGATCATGTCAGGAGTCGACTACGGAAAAGGACACACCGAATTTGTTGGGTTGATGTAGGGAAAATATGATGGGAAAAAGAGAGAGCCAAGCAGCCCGGTTTTATGGTCCGGGCTGATCGCTGGCCATGCACGACACGTATGACATTGACAAGGAAGGCTTTGTGCACTTGTGGCTAGTCCAACAAAAGCGCCGCTCGTGAACGTCCACCCTccactttttcttttcttttttgagttGGGAGCCTCTAGTCTTGCAAAATTTAAAATTGATTTTGGACTATTTTTTCTCAAATATATACCGTGAGTGAatagcaaaaaactaccacattacggGCTATCGTTCCGGAAAACTACcgctttttttaatttttcaaaaaaCTACCACAAAAGTGGCTGGCTGTTCCAAAAAACCCAAGTGGCCGAACGGTTAAGATTTAACTGGggttatgacatgtggggcccacccgtcagggtTTTGTCGGCCACAGTGCTCACGGCGCGCGGGTGACGGCCGTTAGGGCGCACGGGCCGTCCCGACCAGGTCAAACGGATCCGGCCCGCCCTCACTCTGTCTTCCCCCTCtctgtctccctctctctcgtgcgcgcctccctctccgatggcggcggcggcgaaacTAGGCGATGGCGGCCATTCAACGGGTGGAGGTGGAAGGGGGGATGGAGGCGGCGAGTTCTCAGAGGTTGATAACTGGCTGGGGAGCGGTAGCTTCGCAACCCAgccgtcggcgccgccgccgccgcagcggaCACCACAGGCTGCAGCTCTGATGCAGGCTCCTACGACACAGGCTACACCGCCGTCGCCTGATGATTGCCAGTTCTCGCTTGAGTACAGAGCAGCGAGGTCTCTTGCTAGGGCTGTGCAGGCAGATCCGGCCAACTCCCAGCACTGGGCCTCTGCATTTGGAGGGGTGGAGTAAGTTTTTTTCCTCTTATGA
The sequence above is a segment of the Triticum dicoccoides isolate Atlit2015 ecotype Zavitan chromosome 1A, WEW_v2.0, whole genome shotgun sequence genome. Coding sequences within it:
- the LOC119275515 gene encoding beta-amylase 3, chloroplastic-like — translated: MALTLRSSTSFLAPLDPCSKLLHRPEDAPPSSVAVPQAPARLRALRAAAQAPPAPMELLHGQVQQANAGGGRPSRGGVPVFVMLPLDTVGPRGQVSRARALAVSLMALRSAGVEGVMVDVWWGVVERDGPGRYDWEGYAELVRMVERAGLRLQMVMSFHQCGGNVGDSCNIPLPPWVLEEVSADPDIVYTDRSGRRNPEYISLGCDTLPVLKGRTPVQVYSDYMRSFRDRFAGYLGTVIAEVQVGLGPCGELRYPSYPEANGTWSFPGIGEFQCYDKYMRASLQAAAVAAGHENWGTSGPHDAGEYKQFPEETGFFRRDGTWSTEYGHFFLKWYSGMLLEHGDRVLAAAEAIFGGTGVTLSAKVAGIHWHYRTRSHAAELTAGYYNTRHHDGYEPIAQMLARHGTVLNFTCMEMKDEQQPGHAGCSPELLVQQVRAAARAARVELAGENALERYDEQAFAQVAATAEAAGLSAFTYLRMNRNLFEGDNWRRFVAFVKTMADGGARTALPRCDTGQSDLYVGFVDAAKEQRAPESEAAAAL